One window of Paludibacter propionicigenes WB4 genomic DNA carries:
- a CDS encoding LytR/AlgR family response regulator transcription factor: MILSCVIVDDEYLAIKVLEDYVSRTENLQLVRAFKRPEEALVFLQSNPVDLLFLDIQMPELDGFSLLAKLDNPPLVIFTTARPDYAVKAYELNVLDYLVKPISPGRFQLATQKALDFTNYRRLAETHQQPEVDYLMINADHLVNKIMHQDIIYIEGLGEYIKFHTHSKVYITLMSLKSLQDILPNKLFARIHKSFIVNKTFVVSFNHQQVQLSNGKAIPLGRIYKQEFLEEMK; this comes from the coding sequence GCCATAAAAGTACTGGAAGATTACGTTTCCCGAACAGAAAACCTCCAATTGGTCAGAGCTTTTAAACGACCGGAAGAAGCGCTTGTATTTTTACAGTCAAATCCGGTTGACTTGTTATTTCTGGACATTCAAATGCCTGAACTGGATGGATTCTCGTTGCTTGCAAAACTCGATAATCCACCGCTTGTAATCTTCACTACTGCGCGCCCCGATTATGCTGTAAAAGCGTATGAACTAAATGTGCTGGATTATCTTGTAAAACCTATTTCGCCCGGTCGTTTCCAACTTGCTACCCAAAAAGCTCTGGACTTTACAAACTACAGACGTTTAGCTGAGACCCATCAGCAACCTGAAGTTGATTATTTGATGATAAATGCCGATCATTTGGTAAATAAAATCATGCATCAGGATATTATATATATTGAAGGACTGGGAGAATACATAAAGTTTCATACCCATTCCAAAGTTTATATCACGTTGATGTCTTTAAAATCGCTTCAGGACATCTTACCCAACAAATTATTTGCCCGTATTCATAAGAGTTTTATTGTCAATAAAACTTTTGTGGTTTCTTTCAATCATCAACAAGTGCAGTTGAGCAACGGAAAAGCAATACCACTTGGCAGAATCTACAAACAAGAGTTTTTAGAGGAAATGAAGTAA
- a CDS encoding fibronectin type III domain-containing protein, whose product MDKAIVSKTFSPKKYRDLKLQAKARSILEQMTNNAHFPDIQATLDELKAKIQSYETSIIESNDGGRLTTVVKKNCRRDLELCLQELATYVELTSKGNAAIIASAGFDMHKKAAKVGQLDKAMNVKIKLGYKHGSAWVSCNVVDRALFYVFEYCEAPLTDDSVWIQVSGTRRKILIEGLTSGKEYCFRVAGARTHPSRIWSEVVKSYVI is encoded by the coding sequence ATGGATAAAGCTATTGTTTCAAAAACTTTCTCTCCGAAGAAATACCGGGACTTGAAATTACAAGCAAAAGCACGCAGTATATTGGAACAAATGACCAATAATGCTCACTTTCCGGATATTCAGGCAACACTGGATGAATTAAAGGCTAAAATTCAAAGTTATGAGACTTCTATCATCGAGTCGAATGATGGAGGCAGACTAACTACGGTTGTTAAGAAAAACTGTCGGCGCGATTTGGAACTTTGTCTGCAGGAACTGGCCACTTATGTGGAGCTAACGAGCAAAGGCAATGCTGCGATAATAGCCAGTGCCGGTTTTGATATGCACAAGAAAGCAGCTAAGGTTGGGCAACTGGATAAAGCCATGAATGTAAAAATAAAGTTGGGATATAAACATGGAAGTGCCTGGGTAAGTTGCAATGTTGTGGATCGAGCACTCTTTTATGTGTTTGAATATTGCGAAGCTCCACTTACTGACGATAGTGTGTGGATTCAAGTCAGCGGTACGCGACGAAAGATATTGATAGAAGGTCTTACCAGCGGTAAAGAGTATTGCTTCAGGGTGGCCGGAGCACGCACCCATCCTTCGCGCATATGGAGTGAGGTGGTAAAGAGTTATGTGATTTAG
- a CDS encoding lipoyl protein ligase domain-containing protein, with the protein MLNTFDYCLPDVQLLKKKNDQFLIWIPDKTYIVLGASGNPDESLNMESVQEDNITVLKRPSGGETIILTPNNIMISAVFCNIKNLRAKDVFQRINRLIISSIEKTGIKGLSLVGISDIAVAGRRILGSAIYRSKNVLLYHAVLNLGEPAATFERYLKPSSKESADRSGRTAIDLTTSLKEKGYNKGAYHMENLLSLSFEESFCI; encoded by the coding sequence ATGCTGAACACATTTGATTACTGCCTTCCGGATGTACAATTGCTTAAAAAGAAAAACGATCAGTTTCTGATCTGGATACCCGACAAAACCTATATAGTTCTTGGAGCTTCCGGTAATCCGGACGAATCTTTGAATATGGAAAGTGTACAAGAAGATAATATCACCGTACTTAAACGACCTTCGGGTGGTGAAACGATCATTCTTACCCCGAATAACATTATGATTTCTGCTGTTTTCTGCAATATAAAAAACCTGCGTGCGAAAGATGTATTTCAACGCATTAACCGACTGATAATTTCATCGATCGAAAAAACAGGTATCAAAGGATTGTCGTTGGTGGGAATCTCCGATATAGCTGTTGCAGGCCGTAGAATACTGGGTTCGGCCATCTACAGGAGTAAAAATGTACTACTGTATCATGCCGTGCTCAACTTGGGCGAACCTGCGGCCACTTTTGAACGATACCTGAAACCTTCGAGCAAAGAATCGGCTGACAGAAGTGGAAGAACAGCTATAGACTTAACCACCTCGCTCAAAGAAAAAGGATACAACAAAGGCGCTTACCACATGGAAAACCTTTTGTCGCTGTCTTTCGAGGAATCATTTTGTATATGA
- a CDS encoding TIGR02757 family protein, which translates to MSILSTTDSPQPIRDTSIRIPDVDMKSFLDARVQQYNNVEFIHSDPVQIPHRFSRKEDIEIAAFLTATISWGQRKSIINNANRLMRLMDNSPYDFLMEADAADWKTVSGFVHRTFNGNDCLFFLESLRNIYRHHHGLETVFTNGYNNGENIQSALQHFREVFLSTPHEVRVRKHVSDVSANSSAKRLNMFLRWMVRNDDNQVDFGLWKNIPASALMLPLDVHTGNVARGLGLLTRKQNDWKAVEEITAALRIFDAHDPIKYDYALFGIGVFEGR; encoded by the coding sequence ATGAGTATTTTGTCAACTACAGATTCTCCACAACCTATCAGGGATACGTCGATACGTATCCCTGATGTTGATATGAAGTCATTTCTGGATGCCCGGGTGCAACAATACAATAACGTTGAATTTATTCACTCGGACCCTGTACAGATTCCGCACCGGTTTTCGCGAAAGGAAGACATAGAAATAGCAGCATTTCTTACTGCCACCATTTCCTGGGGACAACGAAAAAGCATTATCAACAATGCTAACCGACTTATGCGGCTGATGGACAATTCGCCCTATGATTTTTTGATGGAAGCCGATGCGGCAGACTGGAAAACCGTTTCGGGCTTTGTTCACCGAACCTTTAATGGCAACGATTGTCTGTTTTTTCTGGAATCGCTCAGGAATATCTATCGTCATCACCACGGGTTGGAAACCGTTTTTACCAACGGATACAACAACGGGGAAAACATTCAAAGCGCATTACAGCATTTTCGGGAGGTATTTCTATCCACTCCGCACGAAGTCAGGGTTCGGAAACATGTTTCTGATGTTTCGGCCAATTCATCGGCCAAGCGCCTGAATATGTTTCTGCGTTGGATGGTACGAAACGACGACAACCAAGTAGACTTCGGGCTGTGGAAAAACATTCCGGCTTCGGCACTCATGCTTCCGCTCGATGTTCATACAGGCAATGTTGCCCGGGGACTGGGTTTACTCACCCGTAAGCAAAACGACTGGAAAGCGGTGGAAGAAATTACCGCTGCACTCCGTATTTTCGATGCTCACGATCCGATAAAATACGATTATGCGCTGTTTGGAATCGGGGTTTTCGAAGGACGCTGA